A stretch of Lactuca sativa cultivar Salinas chromosome 6, Lsat_Salinas_v11, whole genome shotgun sequence DNA encodes these proteins:
- the LOC111882987 gene encoding protein RESTRICTED TEV MOVEMENT 1, whose product MENMLRLGPKEMKGSIWDEGGGTTIVQILISHRHYQIDSIQFLYAVNGKVFRSEIRGELTGLKFDMVTFDHPREYLTSVSGQYNNGAYNGELVSIAFGTNIRKYGPFGRVVDNSLTQFVYNFTPKVSFGGFYGSVYNHSVYAIGVYVRPLVSLAEIESYIIKDEERRR is encoded by the exons ATGGAGAACATGTTAAGGTTGGGTCCCAAAGAAATGAAAGGATCGATATGGGACGAAGGTGGAGGGACTACAATTGTTCAAATTCTAATTTCACATAGACACTATCAGATCGATTCGATCCAATTCCTATATGCTGTAAATGGGAAAGTGTTTCGTTCAGAAATTCGTGGAGAACTCACTGGTTTAAAATTTGATATG GTAACATTTGATCACCCAAGGGAGTATTTGACTTCTGTAAGTGGTCAGTATAACAATGGCGCCTACAATGGCGAATTGGTTTCGATTGCATTTGGTACCAACATCCGTAAGTATGGACCCTTTGGACGTGTTGTTGACAATTCACTTACACAGTTTGTGTATAATTTTACACCAAAGGTTTCATTTGGGGGATTTTATGGTAGTGTTTACAACCATTCAGTGTATGCCATTGGGGTGTATGTTAGGCCCCTTGTGTCGCTTGCTGAAATTGAATCGTATATTATCAAGGATGAAGAACGAAGAAGATGA
- the LOC111882986 gene encoding protein RESTRICTED TEV MOVEMENT 1-like, with protein MEVLKFKPEASFSRSQMENMMKLGPKEMKGSIWDDRGKSKIDRILISYENYGVYSIQFVYVVDGKLIPSEIHGKPSDLYFDIVKLVSITFGTNVRKYGPFGRVGYDGVYSSHVPLPFAYNFGPNCSFGGFHGSDDNSWLYTIGIYVRATGSVAESEADIGKIKSEEDDQS; from the exons ATGGA GGTTTTGAAATTCAAACCTGAAGCATCTTTTAGTCGCAGTCAAATGGAAAACATGATGAAGTTGGGTCCCAAAGAAATGAAAGGATCTATTTGGGACGACCGTGGCAAGTCTAAAATCGACCGAATTCTAATTTCATATGAAAACTATGGCGTCTATTCGATCCAGTTTGTATACGTTGTAGATGGGAAACTGATTCCTTCAGAAATCCATGGAAAACCAAGTGATTTATATTTTGATATC GTGAA ATTGGTATCTATTACATTTGGCACCAACGTACGTAAGTATGGACCCTTTGGAAGGGTCGGATATGATGGTGTTTACAgttcccatgtaccattaccattTGCATATAATTTCGGACCAAATTGTTCGTTTGGGGGATTTCATGGAAGTGACGACAACTCGTGGCTCTACACCATTGGGATCTATGTTAGGGCCACTGGATCGGTTGCTGAATCTGAAGCCGATATTGGCAAGATAAAAAGTGAAGAAGATGATCAAAGCTGA
- the LOC128126758 gene encoding inactive protein RESTRICTED TEV MOVEMENT 1-like — MSKLGPKIIKGTTWDEGGKTKIMQILISYGKHTVYSIQFVYAVNGKTLPSEIHGKPCGSKFDIVTFDDPEEYLTFLSGQYGIKKLNSITFGTNKTRYGPFGSTLKSSDPQFVYKFIPAFSFGGFHGSVYKTCLCSIGVYVRPLGLIAEPEIEMDIGSDKGEDDESTSSRLMD, encoded by the exons ATGTCGAAGTTGGGTCCAAAGATTATCAAAGGAACAACTTGGGACGAAGGTGGCAAGACCAAAATCATGCAAATTCTAATTTCGTATGGAAAACATACTGTATATTCGATCCAGTTTGTGTATGCTGTAAATGGGAAAACGCTTCCTTCAGAAATCCATGGAAAACCCTGTGGTTCGAAATTTGATATC GTGACGTTTGATGACCCAGAGGAGTATTTGACTTTTCTAAGTGGTCAATATGGCATAAAGAAATTGAATTCGATTACATTCGGCACCAACAAGACTAGGTACGGACCCTTTGGAAGTACTCTTAAGAGTTCGGATCCGCAGTTTGTGTATAAGTTCATACCCGCGTTTTCGTTTGGGGGATTTCATGGTAGTGTTTACAAGACGTGTCTGTGTTCCATTGGGGTCTATGTTAGGCCCCTTGGATTGATTGCTGAACCTGAAATTGAAATGGATATTGGAAGTGATAAAGGTGAAGATGATGAAAGTACTTCTTCAAGATTGATGGACTAA
- the LOC111882985 gene encoding jacalin-related lectin 3, which produces MDQHGLEFKNLNLKHLLLTVKMKNMVKVNPYGTQGTCWDEKGNTDIVQILISHGSSEVNSIQFVYVVDEKVVSSEMYGKPFGLKFDTVTFNYPDEYLVWVSGRNQNELASIAFGFGTNKRKFGPFGMLDSTIHREDAILNKTRLNQGFLIVINVKSYTDFSCMDIDAIDII; this is translated from the exons ATGGATCAACATGGCTTAGAGTTTAAAAATTTAAACCTGAAGCATCTTTTACTCACAGTCAAAATGAAAAACATGGTGAAAGTGAATCCCTATGGAACGCAAGGGACGTGTTGGGATGAAAAGGGCAATACTGATATTGTGCAAATTCTGATTTCACATGGTTCTTCTGAGGTCAATTCAATCCAATTTGTATATGTTGTAGATGAGAAAGTGGTTTCTTCAGAAATGTATGGAAAACCCTTTGGTTTAAAATTCGATACT GTGACATTTAATTACCCTGACGAGTATTTGGTTTGGGTAAGTGGTCGTAATCAGAATGAATTGGCTTCGATTGCATTTGGCTTTGGCACCAACAAACGTAAGTTTGGTCCCTTTGGAATGCTCGATTCAACGATCCACAGAGAGGACGCAATTCTTAATAAAACAAGATTAAATCAAGGATTCCTGATTGTGATAAATGTTAAGAG TTACACAGATTTTTCATGCATGGATATAGATGCCATTGATATTATCTGA